In the genome of Peromyscus eremicus chromosome 1, PerEre_H2_v1, whole genome shotgun sequence, the window atacacacaggcaaaacacagacctaaagtaaataaatgtattgGGGGGGggctgttttttttaagacaaggtttctctgtgtagccctggctgtcctgaaacttgctctgtagaccaggctggcctcgaactcaccgagattcacatgcctctgcctcctgagtgctgggattaaaggcgtgcaccaccaccacctggctaataaatctaatttaaaaaccTTCTTAAACTGGGTCTAATAGCTCAtctctgtaacccaggcttcTCTGAAGACtaaaacaggaagatcagaagttcaaggattcAATTTCTAAGTATAATTCCcagaaaaaattatatatacatatatatgtacgtaCACAGTAGAATTTACCTTTaggccaccagctcccaaataatgacacagagacttcttaccaattataaaagctcagcctctggcttaggatttatttattatgtcccCAGTCGGCCCGCAGGACTCTCCTTGCAGCGGCGGCACCGATTCGGAGCTGTGGCGGCAAGAGTCACGGCTGGACAAGCTTTCAGAAAGTTTCTCCCGCTCTTTGACAGGGTGTTGGTTGAAAGGAGTGCCGCCGAAACCGTGACCAAAGGTGGCATTTTGCTTCCGGAAAAGTCTCAAGGAAAAGGATTGCATGCAAGAGTAGTGGCTGTGGGATCAGGCGCCGCCAAAGGAAAGGGTGGAGACAGTCAGCCGGTCAGTGTGAAAGTCGGAGACAAAGTTCTTCTCCCAGAATACGGAGGCACCAAAGTTGTTCTAGATGACAAGGATTATTTCTTATTTAGAGATAGGGACATTCTTGGAAAGTGTGTGAACTGAAATCACTGTTGAAATGGCGTCACGTGAAGCTGCCCATTCCGCTGACGGTCTGAACTATTCATCATGTAAACAATTTCCATGCCTCCTTTTATAATAAATTGATGATGCCCAAACTAATGACAGCCACTGTCTCTGGAGTTTAGTTTCACTGTACTGTTATCAacatttccaaataaaataatgtaaatgaaaaaaaaaagatttctttattatgtctacagtgttctgcccGCAtgttgcctacaggccagaagagggcgccagacctcatcacagatggttgtgagccaccatgtggttgctgggaattgaactcaggacctctggaagagcagtcaatgctcttaccctctgagccatctctccggccccttaTTAGCTCTTACACcttgaattaacccatattttcatTAATCTGCATTCTATCACATGTCTTTTACCTCTAtcactctctgtgtgtctgactcGTTACACATCTGGCTgacttctctgcctctcttcttcccagtccTCGCTGTgcttggaagtcccacctatacctccctgcctagctattggccatttagctctttatttattaaaccaatcagaaggcaccttggcaaaaacatatcttcacaatgtacaaaaacaCTTTTCCACAGcacattacatatatatgcagttgctctaccactgagccataccccagcccctcactgggggattctaggcaggggctctaccactgagccacacccctagcccctcactgggggactctaggcagaggctctaccactgagtcacaccctcagcccctcactgggggattctagacaggggctctaccactgagccacaccccagcccctcactgggggattctagacaggggctctaccactgagccacaccccagcccctcactgggggattctaggcaggggctctaccactgagcaacaatAGACATTTCTTTTACGCAGTATAAAGTTGTAGTTGTATTATGATTCTATCTCAGGCTGGGTGGTTTAAAACACACCCAGCAGAAATGACCAGGTGCTGGCAATTTTTATAAGAATATCAAATATCTGGGATTTTAATTTCtaagtggtagagcccctgcctagaatccctcagtgaggggctgggagcatggcccagtggtagagtgctggcgTATATgtgacaaggccctgggttgggttCAGTCCCCAATAATAATGATTGAATTTAATAACATTGAAAGCTGGTGTCAGCACAAGAGTATGCCAGAGCATTATGAGCCTGTGCTGTGTGGTTTGCAGATGAAGGAACCTGAAGAAGTGAATCATTCTCCCTTCAGTCTGAGGGTCACTGAGCTGGAGAAGAAGCTTAGCAGGGGAGATTCTGTCCCTTCCCTCTGTCTGCCTCAAGGCAGGACATAAATCCTCTGCCAGCAGGAGACGCTGAGCTGCGCTgggagggagctgggaggagtcaGCCAaccatccctccctcctccgTATTCTCATTCCATGGTTCCCCGACAGGGTCCCTGcctgtcttgttttgttctgattgtTATGGGGCCCAGGGTGTAGATGGCGGTAGAGCCATTGCCTGGCATGAGCAAGACCCTGGACCCCATCCACGAGCGAAAACAAATTCCTGAGGGTTCTTTGTTTCCCAAGTCCACAAAGTATCTTGCTTTGCTCACTGCCTTCGGGATTCCCTTTCTCACGAGGACCCCCAGACACAtaactttaagaagaaaaaaaatgctcattTCTCGATTCTTTCTTGTTAGTTTGGTTTTATAATGACCACAATCACAGAGCCAGACAGAGTCCTCGAAAGAATCAAGGGTGTGGTTCACTGggattccagctcttgggaggcagagaggatcgATTCCAGGatatagagaccttgtctcagaaaaaataaaatcataatcaGGCCAGGCAAGGCAGTTCAGCAGGCACAGGCATTAAGCTcgagttcaacccccaggacccacacaccGTGGAAGGTCAGAACCAGTTCtcggttgtcctctgacccacccatacacacacacacacaaataagtacaatttttttaaacaaataaaaagaacaaagtggGGAAAGGTgggttctctttttctcttcagggACCTATTTTAGGGGTTGGGGGGGTCATTTGTTTTTTGTAGCcctaggtgtcctggaactccttatgtGGCTAGACCACGCTGGCAGTGGACTCAAGAGAGATCCTCCGGCctttgccacccaagtgctgggattaaaagaatgtaccaccatgcctaacttGACCTGTTACCgttttatggtttttttgttttgttttgtgtgtgtgttgtttcattatttttttttaaatttctaaacaaaatttattttacatgtatgaatgttctgcctgcatgcgtACATGTGCACCACTTGTCTACCTGGAATCCAGAGGGGGTAGATGGTGGCAGTGGGTCTCCTAGACACACAGTGACAGATGCATTAAGTcatcatgtggtgctgggacttgaacacaGATTCTCTGAGAGAGCAATCAGTGCTCCTGATAggcgagccatctctccagcccctcatttcgCTTTTGAGACAGTGAACTCAGTATACAcagttgagaatgaccttgattTTCTGAGCCTCCCGCCTCTtcctctcaagtactggaatgACAGGTATGCGCCTCCAAATCCAATTTTCGCATCGCCGAGGGTGGTACCCAGGGGCGTCCTGCACGCCAGCTAGgttaagcaagcattctacaacAGAGCTACATAAACAGCCCTGGTTTTTAAGTGTTTatgacagggtttcatgtagccaaggctggccttaaactcatccGTCAGCCTTCTCCTCCCACAAGTGGGATCACAGCCCAGCACATCCGTGTCTCCAACACTTGTTTTTATTCTAAACAAATTGTTCCACCTTTCACCTGAGCGTTGGAAAACAGCCTGGGGTCCCGGGAAGCCAGCCAGGTAGAAGAAGACTTTGTGTTCCATGTTTTCTCATCCAGTGGCATCAGATagcatctcttttaaaaattatcaggCAAAACTCATCAAAGGAGTTTcgggaatttaaaaaataatctgtgtgtgtgtgtgtgtgtgtgtgtgtgtgtgtgtgtgtgtgagagagagagagagagagagagaggcacacacacatgtatgaggaggtcagagaacagcttgtgagaatcttctccctcctcctaccacatgggtgctggggatcctgctcacatcatcaggcttggccaaAAGAGTCTTTATCTGCTTAACCATTTTACTGgcccactcatttttttttaataattttatttatttttattttatgtgcattggcattttgcctgcatgtacatctgtgtgatggtgtcagactttggagttatagacagttgttagctgccatgtgggtcctgggaattgaacccgagtcctctggaagagcagtcagtgctcttaaccactgagccatctctccagcacccccctttaaaaaaaaaaaaagcaaccagaTCATTTTCCCAAAGGAAGTCTTACGTGGCTCCCTCACCTCCTCCAGCATACTCAGGACACACTGTGGTTTCATTAGCATCCATTTATTTCATTAGTTTATATTTATACAGTAGAGTAACAACCACAAAGAATGAAATAGGGTGGACCAGCCTCTTAAACGGGGCTGTGGGGAGGGTTGTTGTAATCATGTGGGGATTTCTGCCTGACATCTGGAGCGTGGACGCAGCTAAGTACCAAATTGTCCCTGTCACACAGCAGCCTGCAGTCAATGTCAGGAAACGTCACCTGGTCCCAACAACCTCCCAAAGGAAATGGCCTCTGGAGTCTGGATTCGTGGGCAGCATTTAATAACGGTCCATGTCGCTTGTCACGGATATAGTGGCCATATGAGAAACACCAGGGACATGCACATCTCAGGCTgcaaaatgagaaggaaaaaatgtCACATTCTCCTTTATTATGCAGCCATTGTGCCTTGATGTGAAACAGCATGCATCAGACAGACGTGCTGGAGGCTGTGTCACATCGACGTGAGACCAGGCTAATGCCATCATTAACAAAGACTCAAGGTGTTCTGAGAGTAGGAATACCAGGACCAGGAGAAGTTAAATGTGGGGCCAAGaacctcttttgtttgtttttgtttcgttttgtttttcaagacagggtttctctctgtgtagccctggctgtcctggaactcactctgtagaccaggctggccttgaactcagagatccacctgcctctgcctcctgaatgctgggattaaaggcatgtgccaccactatgcAGCAAGAACCTCTTCTTTatctaaaattgtatttattgtgtgtgtgtgtgtgtgtgtgtgtgtgtgtgtgtgtgtgtgcgcgcgcacattgGGGTGGGTACACATACCGTCTGTGACTCTCACGTGGAGGACTTCTACCACATGggacctggggatcaaactctggtggTCAGGCTCTGCAGCAGACCCCTTTACTGGCTTCATCATCTCAACAGCCTAGAGAGCCACAGGCTTCTTGACCACTGATCTGTAAGAAGTTCAAAAGTGTTGGTGGAAAAGGCAGGGAAAAAGCTCTAACCCGCCAAGTGTCGTACCAAAGAAAAGGATGCTGAAGCTGGTACCAGATAGAGCCAGCTTGGGAGACAGATAGAAACCAGTGTCTTCGTTTGAGACTTCAGGTTATGTCCATCAACAGAATTGGAAAACTCCCTTTGGTGTCTTGAcacttgctgagaacacatgAACAGAGACAGGTGTTTCCAATGGCATGGCTTCCCAGATGGGAACGGAGACAGCCTTTGGCTCTGGCGGTAAGTAGTAACTTCCAAGAAATCAAAGAGGGGGATGGAAAAGTCACAGGTAGACCTGTGcatacctgggcatggtggcgcacacctttgatccacaCGCTCGAGAGGTAtttgcaggtggatctctgttagtttgaggccagcctggtctacataatgagttccagaccagtcaaggctacatagttttgtctcaaaacaaaattaaaaatgaaaaagatataTCTGGTGCCCATCGAAGTACAACACCAAGGGAAAGAAGGGGGAAGGACTCctacctataatgccagcacttgggagactgaggccagaGAACTGAGTGAGTTTGATGCTAACAATTTGATGTTTTATCCCAAAACGAACAAGATACGGGAGTCTCCGTGTTATAAGATAGTAGAAAAGTCAGCACATAGGCATAGGTAGTAGTGaaagcctgtaattccaacccTAGGGGGACcagggcaggaagatcatgagctAAATAAAGGCCAGACTGGGGAACGCAGTAAGTTTCAGATCAGCATAGGCTGCagagcaagactgtctcaaaacattaaaaatctttttaaatatttatttattatgcatacagtgttttgctggtatgtatgtctgcacgccagaagagggtaccagatctcattaaagatggttgtgagccaccatgtggttgctgggaactgaactcagaacctttggaagagcagccagtgctcttaaccactgagccatctctctagccccaaaacattaaatttttgtgtattcataaattacattttttaaaaaggggaaagtttgtttaatgtgcattggtgttttttccTTAGTGTAtatatgagggtgtcaggtcttggagttacagacacttgtgagctgtcatgtaggtgctgggaaatgaacccagttcctctggatgagaagccagtgctcttaaccattgagccatctgtccagcccccatAAATTACATTTCTGAAATGCAGTTTTCCTGGAGCCCTAGTAGATCCCTGAAGTAGTAGACGTTTGTAGGTGTCCCTAAAAGAGACATTCTCTCCACCCATCCACAGCTGGATTTcaccatttgtttttctgaggggggtccctgcaggtgtcatacagaaaagcaaactgctccaagagataagaatgaaagcCGGGTGCAGATTGACTTCAATCTGGATCAGATTTCAGGGAGTCTATTAACAGGCGGTTTATTCACAATGTATTTAAGCTCAGTGTAATTTAGGGAAAAGTTACCTGGTATAATACAATCACCATTGTACAAGGAAGcgtaattacattgaaactcagcTCAGAAATTGCCATTTCTTCCAAAAATGGGTTCTGGAGATAGGCTACCTGTACTAGCTTAAGGGTATAAGGGTCTAGCCTGGTCTCAGTCATACAGAGAAAGAGCATAGAAATCATTGGGTTATTAGCGTCCTTTGGTTCTGGTTGTGGAGTTGGGGGAGCCTCTGGCTATAAGGGTCATTTCGATTACTAGCAGCCTCTGTCCTAGATGtaggagcttgatatggcctggcccaacagataacACGGCTCATCAGGCTCCTAGTCACCTCCAagtctcagctttctggatggaagaacaggtttttcacCTTTCCCGTTGGAAAGACAATCCTGTGTGCTTAACATTCTAAGATTCTCTGGATCTGTGGGCCCAAGGACCTTCATGCTGTGCTCCCAACATTTGCCCTCTTCTCCACCCTCACATGATACTCAGTTTATAGACCT includes:
- the LOC131897987 gene encoding 10 kDa heat shock protein, mitochondrial-like — translated: MARRLKASAQPRGGSPAPRQAATRSGLTLLAVCGGAESCRKFLGALPSWRRHRFGAVAARVTAGQAFRKFLPLFDRVLVERSAAETVTKGGILLPEKSQGKGLHARVVAVGSGAAKGKGGDSQPVSVKVGDKVLLPEYGGTKVVLDDKDYFLFRDRDILGKCVN